A single region of the Amphiura filiformis chromosome 7, Afil_fr2py, whole genome shotgun sequence genome encodes:
- the LOC140157290 gene encoding uncharacterized protein has translation MRVLNVYTCTFCTIDLHSFDRWKTHVDRHMMKYVRAHKNRNCVYCQTNLMDTGQLKRHVQIHKKVSYVRYAPRKTNVRGTYRAKTKFYPCEYCQKRYTSIRYLQNHIKWHNEKKVYPCEHCQKVFQQHSRLKKHLLVHSEKKPFQCEFCQKGFSYATNLTSHVRTHTGEKPYQCKHCQKWFTTTNGRRVHMRTHTREKPYQCEYCQKCFSGSDHLKRHIRVHTKEKPYQCEYCKKCFSYSASLRTHIRIHTKEKPHQCEHCQAWFSDRSSYKSHLRTHQEKPYQCDYCQKRFSRPYTLSKHIENHTKEKPHQCEFCQKCFASASHFKIHVITHTNAKPFQCQYCHEGFKSDYLRKKHIQTHLDQSILAPILAKILSTKKP, from the coding sequence ATGAGAGTGTTGAATGTGTACACTTGTACATTTTGTACAATCGACCTTCATTCATTTGACAGATGGAAAACTCATGTTGACAGACATATGATGAAATATGTCAGGGCTCATAAAAACAGAAACTGTGTGTATTGTCAGACAAACTTGATGGACACTGGTCAACTCAAAAGGCATGTTCAAATTCACAAAAAGGTATCTTATGTAAGATACGCTCCCCGCAAAACCAACGTCAGAGGCACCTACCGTGCCAAAACGAAATTCTATCcttgtgagtattgtcagaagcGCTACACATCTATTAGGTATCTGCAAAACCACATCAAATGGCATAATGAAAAGAAAGTGTATCCGTGTGAGCATTGTCAGAAAGTTTTCCAACAACATAGTAGGCTCAAAAAACACCTTTTAGTACACAGCGAaaagaaaccctttcagtgtgagttttgtcagAAGGGCTTTTCATACGCTACTAATCTTACAAGTCATGTCAGAACTCACACTGgtgagaaaccttatcagtgtaaACATTGTCAAAAATGGTTCACAACTACTAATGGACGTAGAGTTCACATGCGAACTCACACCAGAGAGAAACCttaccagtgtgagtattgtcagaaatgtttctcTGGATCTGATCATTTGAAACGGCATATCAGagtccataccaaagagaaaccgtatcagtgtgagtactgtaaAAAATGCTTCTCATACTCGGCTAGCCTTAGAAcccacatcagaattcacaccaaagagaaacctcatcagtgtgagcattgtcaGGCATGGTTTTCTGATCGTAGTTCTTATAAAAGCCACCTTAGAACTCATcaagagaaaccgtatcagtgtgatTACTGTCAAAAACGCTTTTCTCGACCCTACACTCTGTCAAAGCATATTGAAaatcacacaaaagagaaaccccatcagtgtgagttttgtcagaaatgtttcgCATCAGCCTCTCATTTCAAGATACATGTCATAACGCACACCAATGCAAAACCTTTCCAGTGCCAGTATTGTCATGAAGGTTTCAAATCGGATTACCTTCGTAAGAAACACATTCAGACTCACTTAGATCAAAGTATTCTAGCCCCAATTTTAGCCAAAATACTTTCCACCAAaaaaccttaa